The proteins below come from a single Myxocyprinus asiaticus isolate MX2 ecotype Aquarium Trade chromosome 28, UBuf_Myxa_2, whole genome shotgun sequence genomic window:
- the LOC127419224 gene encoding deoxyribonuclease gamma-like, protein MTADLKHFLLTISIFYGPLSCYGFKICAFNVQSFGDSKSADPKIMNSISRIVARCDICLLQEVRDQKNKALPRLVAALNGISRDGEYDYVASERLGRTQTYQEQYVFVYRKSTAKLKNWYQYPDTQKGDVDAFSREPFVVHFEAPKTVAKEFVLIPQHTTPSNATKEIDELYDVFVDIRKRWKIENVMFLGDFNAACGYVAKKNRKNIRLFSDTSFIWLIKDNVDTTVKQSTDCAYDRIVVHGESFLRTIESFSAQPFNFAKEFHLTEAQALEVSDHYPIEVDLKTNDARISTNKASCLMPTTFVLNIILLLQII, encoded by the exons ATGACTGCTGATCTCAAACATTTCCTCCTCACCATCTCCATCTTCTATGGCCCGCTCTCCTGCTATGGCTTCAAAATTTGTGCCTTTAACGTCCAGAGTTTTGGTGACTCTAAATCAGCAGATcccaaaatcatgaattctatttCACGG ATTGTAGCTCGTTGTGACATATGCTTGCTCCAGGAGGTCAGAGACCAGAAAAATAAAGCCCTACCCCGCCTTGTTGCTGCACTCAATGG AATTTCCAGAGATGGTGAGTATGACTATGTGGCAAGTGAGCGTCTCGGGAGAACACAAACCTATCAGGAGcaatatgtttttgtttacag GAAAAGTACAGCCAAGCTAAAAAATTGGTATCAGTATCCAGATACACAGAAAGGGGACGTGGATGCTTTCTCCAGAGAACCCTTTGTGGTACATTTTGAAGCCCCTAAAACAG TGGCCAAGGAGTTTGTCTTGATTCCACAGCACACCACTCCCTCAAATGCCACCAAAGAGATTGACGAACTCTATGATGTCTTTGTGGATATTAGAAAGCGATGGAAAATCGAG AATGTGATGTTCCTAGGCGACTTCAATGCAGCTTGTGGTTATGTGGCTAAAAAGAACAGGAAGAACATCAGACTTTTCTCTGACACCTCTTTCATTTGGCTGATTAAGGATAATGTGGACACTACAGTGAAACAGTCCACTGACTGTGCATATGACAG AATTGTTGTACATGGGGAGTCATTTCTCAGAACAATTGAGTCTTTTTCAGCACAGCCATTCAATTTTGCCAAGGAATTCCATCTTACAGAGGCTCAG GCTCTAGAAGTGAGTGATCACTACCCCATTGAGGTGGACCTTAAGACTAACGATGCAAGGATTTCCACAAACAAAGCATCTTGCCTTATGCCTACAACCTTTGTCCTCAATATCATATTGCTATTGCAGATAATATGA
- the LOC127419225 gene encoding 60S ribosomal protein L10-like, translating into MGRRPARCYRYCKNKPYPKSRFCRGVPDPKIRIFDLGRKKAKVDEFPLCGHMVSDEYEQLSSEALEAARICANKYMVKTCGKDGFHIRVRLHPFHVIRINKMLSCAGADRLQTGMRGAFGKPQGTVARVHIGQVIMSVRTKAQNKEHVIEALRRAKFKFPGRQKIHISKKYGFTKFNATDFDGMLAEKRVIPDGCGVKYIPSHGPLSRWKALHAN; encoded by the exons ATGGGGCGCCGTCCTGCCCGTTG CTACAGATACTGTAAGAACAAGCCTTACCCCAAGTCCCGTTTCTGTCGGGGTGTGCCTG ATCCCAAAATCAGGATCTTTGACTTGGGCAGGAAGAAGGCTAAGGTGGATGAGTTCCCCCTTTGCGGTCACATGGTATCTGATGAATACGAACAGCTGTCCAGTGAAG CTCTTGAGGCTGCCCGTATCTGTGCTAACAAGTACATGGTGAAGACCTGTGGTAAAGATGGTTTCCACATCCGCGTCCGTCTGCACCCCTTCCATGTCATTCGCATCAACAAAATGTTATCCTGTGCTGGAGCTGATAG GCTCCAGACTGGGATGCGCGGTGCTTTCGGAAAGCCCCAGGGGACAGTGGCTCGTGTGCACATTGGCCAGGTGATCATGTCTGTACGCACAAAGGCCCAGAACAAGGAACATGTGATCGAGGCTCTGAGGAGAGCCAAATTCAAGTTCCCAGGGCGTCAGAAG ATCCACATCTCCAAGAAGTATGGCTTCACAAAGTTCAATGCCACTGATTTTGATGGCATGTTGGCAGAGAAGCGTGTGATCCCTGATGGCTGTGGGGTGAAATACATCCCCAGCCATGGACCCCTGAGCCGCTGGAAGGCCCTGCATGCCAATTAA